The nucleotide sequence TACAAAGAACGTTGGAAGTTGCGGGAGGACGAATTGAGGACGGTGTGATGAGGTATTATGCGGAATGCGGTATAGGTCGGATGCTGAACCTCGATTAACTTCATTGCGTTCGCCCCCCACTTGGTTACTTAAAAAATCGACTGATAAGCAGTAATGATGTCCTTCCCAAAACCAGTAAATACGTCGGCAATGGTGTGAAACATGCTAGGCAAACAAACGATAAGGAGAGCCCCAGCGACAAATATAGCCGCCGTTTTGATGAGCTCAAAATATTGATTTTCGCGTTGTTCAAGATCAAACATCCTCTCGGTCATATCACGACCGTTAATTGTCACTTTCACCACTTCAGCCCCTTGAACATTTTTGATGCTGCCTTATCGACTCTCTTGGTCGCTTTCTTACCTGCCCGTCTCGCTCCGGAAACCACTTTCTTAGCCTTCTTAGCAATTTTAATCGCTGTAAATAGCAATTTGTATCACTCCTCAATTAGTCATGTAACCATCCGCCATATCACGCCACCCCAAAAGACTATAAACATGCGCCCCATCCATTTACTACCACTACCAATTATCGGACCGACCATCATCCCGACCGCACAGGCACAGACACCTAACGTAATAATCTCAGCAGAGTGGACGCTCACAAGCTCAAACAAATGCTTTACAGTGGACATAAATATATTGCCAGCTGGTTTAGCAATGAGCTCAGCCTCTTTGCCGATAAACCAATCCGAAAATCCATTTATCTGATCCATTACACTTTGCCAAAATCCAGGGTCGGTCGCAGCTGGGACGATTTGCGTCGGGTCCATATTAGTCCCATCGGAGATCACCTGTAGATGCAAGTGCGGGCCTGTAGAGTGTCCTGTGTTACCACTAAGGCCTAGCATGTCGCCAGCCTGCACATGGTCGCCTATCTTGACGTTGACCTGTGACAAGTGACCGTAGACAACATCAGGACCGCTATCGGTATCTAACCTCACCATCCGGCCATATGTTGACTGATCGCCAATGACATCTAACTTTGTTATTACTCCGTCATCTATTGCATAAAGTGGTGTTCCTTGGGGCATTGCGATATCTACACCTGTATGAGGGATTTTGTGAACCGAGTCAATGTCACCAAACCCAGCTGAGATGGGATAGCCATTTATGCGTAGTTGCACGGCCTCCACCTCCTACAGGGTTTTGAGCCAGTTTCTAATGTCCAAAGCATGGCGAATTATCAGATACCCAGACGCACCGCCCATAAGAAGCTCCAGCGCCTTTGTACGATTCGCGAACATCCATGTCACACCTGCAAATACGATAATGCCAGCACATAGCCAATCAGAGATTTCAAGAACAGTGTTGAATATCTCCTGCCATGAAGAATCTGTGCCTGTGTTTGCAAGCGCAGCTGTCGGGAATAAGAATATATGCGTAGTTGATGCCATATCCCTCGCAGTATTTAACTTATTAAAACGATCCACCGGGACGATACGCCCAACCATAAACTCATTCCAGTTTAGGGCAACCGATTTTCCCATTTGATTCCTTCCTTTCGTCCGTATGACCATTGATCACAACGGGCATGATTAATATAAAAACGAAATGAGGTAGGAGACATTGCCCTTTATCCTTGGAATGATTATTGGTGGAGCACTAGGTGGCGTATTAACTTATTTTGCATCTGTCTAAGGACACGCATTAAATACAAGCCCTCTCGCATACGCTGGTGGTAGAGCGATCGCCTTCGCGAACGCGCTTGGGAGCGATGATGAAAAAGTCTCGCTCTTTTTCTTTGTCTAAATGAATCCGTCAGCATTGAAATCCTCTGTTACCGCCTCCGCATTCACCCTGTATGACGCTTGTGGTGCTCCCGCCTGTTCTCGTTCAACATCCCACTGTATAAGTCGCTTAACGTATCCTGAGCGATTAGGGAAGCTCGCAACGCGTTCGAACAATTGGCATTGGAATGGGTCGATGATATTGAAACAAACTTGAATAATCTTAATGTCCTTATTCGCGTCTTTATTGCCCATATAACTTCCCCGCGATCAGATAGAATGCCCTTACATTAGCTGTTACTGGATCGCCTATTATGAGTTGTGCATTAATGAAATAAGCACGTAGTGACTCCTGCAACGCCTCTGCACCGCCTCCGCACAGATACACCGCATCATTCTTTCCCCAACCATTAGAAAGTGCCTTGAGGGCAATCTGACGACCAAAAGATACGGGGTCGGCAGTTCGGACAGTCTCCATTCCATTTGTTAAAGTAAAGCTTCCCTTGTCATTAAACCGGCGATCAATCAAGGTACCGAAGTTAACTGTGCCACTGCCTATATCGATTACGCGGACTGTGCCACCACCGGGCACTAGCAAGCCAGCCGTAACGCCCTCAGCAGCCACCTCACAACGTGTTATGAGTAGATGTTTCTTTCGACCGTTTACCGCTATTTCATGCCGACCAACTATCATTTCTTTAATGGTTTCTTTTTCCTCTTTCGTGTGTGTTTTGATCGGCTGCCCGACAACGATCTTATGCTCGATACCGTCCGTAAACTGATGCAACGCGATAAGGATCCGTAGTAACGCGTCAGGATGCGCCTTGCTATCACCTTTCCGACTCTCCGCACATTCGCTCTCATACAGCGCAAGCGTCCCTGCAAAACCTTTCTGATCTTTGTACTCCCATTCGTAATCATGTTCGCCCTGCTGTTGTTTCAGGTTGCGTTCTCGCCAGTCGTATCCGAGTATTGAAGGGAACTGAACGAATCGCTTACCATCATAAAACTTAGTCTCATGATTACCCGCATCTATTGCTACCACGCTCATATCGCTGCCCTCCTAGTTGTAGAAGTGGTTACGGAACTGGGTTAGCGCCGAGCCAGATGTTCCGTATCTGGTTATATATGTATGGAGGTTGCTTGGTCATATTTCCGATTTATATCATCTAGCTTGTATCTTTTTATAGATTCCTGTCCAAACTAATAGAAATCGGAAACATGGACAAGGATGTGCTCATATGCATGGATTAGGAAAGAAAAGAAGCAAGTATGGGAGGTATCTGGATTCAAATGGGATAGATCAGGGAGAAATATGCAAAGAGACGGGGCTTAATAAGGATACTGTTTCGAAGGCGTGTAATGAGGATGACCCGAAATTGCGTGGGATTACTAAGGAGGATTTAGCTGAAGCAGCAAGAAAGCTGTCTGGGAAAAATGTAGATAAGGGCGATTTTTGGTAAGTTGTGCTATATTGATATTATTTCCAAACGGTTTATTTTAGCAAATACTCCAGCCGATGGGGAAAATTAAGCGGGGTAATGGGATGAAAAAGAAACTTTTGCTATCACTATTGATTATTGGTATGTTGGCATCTGCTTCAATAGGAGCTTATGCTGCCACAAAAATGACCTTGATCGTGAATGGTGCGAAAGCAGATGTAGATCCTGTTGTCATTAAAGGCGTTACCTATGTACCAGTCAGGGCAGCAGCTCAAATGCTAGGCGCTGACGTTAAGTATGATGCTTCTACGGGAACGGTTACGGTCACTAGTAAAGGTAGTTCTCCTACACAATCAACATCAGCTAAGAAATCTTATAGCGTCGATATCGTGGTAAACAGTGGGCCGATGATCCTCAAAATATCCAAGGTCACACTTGATCCCACATATAAAGCGAATGACTATAGTGCACCGATTAAAGCTGTTGTGTTTGATGTGAGTGCCGAGAACACTACTAGCGAAACCGTCCATTGGTATCCTTCACATGGTGAAATCGTAACTAATACGAAAGAACAGGCTCGACATTCAAGTGATACCAATATGATTAATGGTGAGTTCAAGGGTAAGGTCATCCAATCGGGGAAAGCGGTATTCGAGATTAAAGGTGACCTCACAGCTATAACGAGCATGAATTATTTTATTGATGCACCTTTCAAGGTATCTCTTGGTGATGTCGGCGGTAAAGATGAAGTGATTGAGATAGTTCTCCAATAACTCAAAAAAAGCCCCGCCCAGCCATAACGGCCAGAGCGGGGCTTTCGATTTACTTTGATATTGTAGCAGTATTACTTGCTTGGTCCCATGTCACCTTACCACCGATCGCATCCGCAACAGCTCGGAGTGGTAGCATCGTAACACCGTCAATCAGTTTTGCTCCCTCGATCTTCTTACCGTATACGATGGCTGTAATTAAGGGAACGTCACTGGAATCCACCGATACACCACTACCCCAAAATACCTCTTCTGTATAAGCTTCGTTGAAATCGACGGCTACACCGCCGAGCTTCGTGTCGTTTTTGTATTGGTATAAATGGGCCTTATCGCTTTTCTTTCCGTTAGACCAAGCATAGGTCTGCCAGAAGTATTTGCATGCTCCGCGTTTCGCCATCTCTTCGATTACTCCGTAGTGACCGTATATCCCAACATGATAGCCAGGTAATTCCCTTTGTGCAGCTCTCAAGTATGCTTCGAAAGAATCGTAATCAGCTGCCTTCGCATCATAGTCTACGGCAAAGAAGATCGCGCTACTTAGTGGCTGACCGATCAACTTAGCCTCAGATAGTGCCTTCTTACCGTCAATCGTACCGAGTTCAGCACCGCCTAAAGGAGCTGCAGTACCCTCTTGGAACACCGAGGCGACCTTCAATCCAGCATCTTGAATGTGGCCGACCTCTGCCACGGTCAGACGCTTCCAAGCATACCCCTTTGGCACGAGATACCTAACAGCAAACTTAGCGCCCTCAGTAGCTACAGCCTTTGCCGTGGTCCCTGTCAGCGGTGTTGCACAGTCAATGCCGAACAGGGTTTTTGACTTTGGGAAAAGAATACCTGGATCAAACTGAATAGCGACCGCGTGGTGTATAACCCGCTGAACTTGCTTCGCGCTCATATCCGATACGTGGTAATTGCGCTTTTTAGCAACCTTATCGATCTCCAGCGCATCAAGTAGTTGTCTGTTGTTAGTTGCGATTGTAGCGGATCCACCGCCGTCCAGATTGATCGAATCTGGATATCCGAGACTAACAGCCATAATACCGGACTCTTCCGAAGTTAGGCCACGGTCCACATCACCACGACCATCAACCGCGATTATACCGATTGTGCCGTCTGCCTTAATCCCAACAATCATTCGAGGATTAACACCAGGTACGTCAGATGGCGTCTTTTCTTCCACTCTTGGCGGGTTGATTGCCTTACCTCCAGCCGACAGCGTTGGAACGCCAGTAACTGCCCAATCAAGTCCTACAGGACTATCTTGTCTACCGATGCCGAACTTGCCATTCTTTCGGTATAGATGAGGACGCTTCTCTGTTTTCCCCGAAACTTCTGCGAATATGACCTTGCCATCTTTATAGGTCCTACCGAGCAGATCACCAGATGAAGCATTGAAATAGGATGCGTTGAACACGATCCAATTGCCTCCGTATTTGCTCACTAAGTCTGAGAGGATTGCGGAAGCTGTCTTGCCCTTTGCGATAACAAGATCCGTTCGAAGTACAGCGCCGGGGGGAATGTCAGCTACGCGGATATCTGTCCACCCGTTAGCCTTAGTATAAGACCCGCTATACTGCAGTGGCCCCTCTTCAAACTTTTTGTTTTTGACTCTAACGCGAGTATGTTTAATCATCCCGCACCGCCACCCTTGACCTTGGCGTTATAGTCCAACACTGCTTTTTCAATCGCTGCCCTGATTGTATCCGCACCTACCTTGATACCGTAATTACTCGCGCGGTTAAACACGTAGGAAAAAGCCTCGGTTAGCTTCTCCATGCCTCCTGATTGCTTAAAAGCCGTTTCAGCATACGCCATCCCTTCCTGAGCCAAGCGATGCAATATCTCGCGTTGCTGAGCGTTCGTCCTTGACTCCAACCAAGCCGTGACCTTAACTCGCAACATTGCAACCACACCAATGACAAACGCAACAAGGAGGCTCACGAGAGCCCCCACGACACCATCAATATACGGTTGTAAATGTTCCAATTCGATCTTCCTCTCAAAATAATTTAATAGTGGCTACAATTAATGCACATGCCGTAAACATCGTCCCAATCATCCACCTGCGATCAAGTTTGCGCTCTTGATTCTCTGCTTGAATTCGAGCGATAAGGGTGGCTGATTCTGCATCGACCCGAGCATTGAGCAATCTTATCTCGTTGTCATATTGTTTTTCGATCTCGTCCAAACGCGCCTTGAAATCATTTTGACGTAGATGTGCTGACTTAGCCTTTTCAAGGGCTTCTGCGGCGATGTCCTTAGCGTTTAGTTGCATATCCAGCTTCGTCTCCACTCTAGTTAGCCGTTGTAGTATTTCCGTTTGC is from Candidatus Cohnella colombiensis and encodes:
- a CDS encoding stalk domain-containing protein yields the protein MKKKLLLSLLIIGMLASASIGAYAATKMTLIVNGAKADVDPVVIKGVTYVPVRAAAQMLGADVKYDASTGTVTVTSKGSSPTQSTSAKKSYSVDIVVNSGPMILKISKVTLDPTYKANDYSAPIKAVVFDVSAENTTSETVHWYPSHGEIVTNTKEQARHSSDTNMINGEFKGKVIQSGKAVFEIKGDLTAITSMNYFIDAPFKVSLGDVGGKDEVIEIVLQ
- a CDS encoding transcriptional regulator produces the protein MHGLGKKRSKYGRYLDSNGIDQGEICKETGLNKDTVSKACNEDDPKLRGITKEDLAEAARKLSGKNVDKGDFW
- a CDS encoding M23 family metallopeptidase, encoding MQLRINGYPISAGFGDIDSVHKIPHTGVDIAMPQGTPLYAIDDGVITKLDVIGDQSTYGRMVRLDTDSGPDVVYGHLSQVNVKIGDHVQAGDMLGLSGNTGHSTGPHLHLQVISDGTNMDPTQIVPAATDPGFWQSVMDQINGFSDWFIGKEAELIAKPAGNIFMSTVKHLFELVSVHSAEIITLGVCACAVGMMVGPIIGSGSKWMGRMFIVFWGGVIWRMVT
- a CDS encoding ParM/StbA family protein, with protein sequence MSVVAIDAGNHETKFYDGKRFVQFPSILGYDWRERNLKQQQGEHDYEWEYKDQKGFAGTLALYESECAESRKGDSKAHPDALLRILIALHQFTDGIEHKIVVGQPIKTHTKEEKETIKEMIVGRHEIAVNGRKKHLLITRCEVAAEGVTAGLLVPGGGTVRVIDIGSGTVNFGTLIDRRFNDKGSFTLTNGMETVRTADPVSFGRQIALKALSNGWGKNDAVYLCGGGAEALQESLRAYFINAQLIIGDPVTANVRAFYLIAGKLYGQ
- a CDS encoding phage holin — encoded protein: MEHLQPYIDGVVGALVSLLVAFVIGVVAMLRVKVTAWLESRTNAQQREILHRLAQEGMAYAETAFKQSGGMEKLTEAFSYVFNRASNYGIKVGADTIRAAIEKAVLDYNAKVKGGGAG
- a CDS encoding DUF1906 domain-containing protein, whose product is MIKHTRVRVKNKKFEEGPLQYSGSYTKANGWTDIRVADIPPGAVLRTDLVIAKGKTASAILSDLVSKYGGNWIVFNASYFNASSGDLLGRTYKDGKVIFAEVSGKTEKRPHLYRKNGKFGIGRQDSPVGLDWAVTGVPTLSAGGKAINPPRVEEKTPSDVPGVNPRMIVGIKADGTIGIIAVDGRGDVDRGLTSEESGIMAVSLGYPDSINLDGGGSATIATNNRQLLDALEIDKVAKKRNYHVSDMSAKQVQRVIHHAVAIQFDPGILFPKSKTLFGIDCATPLTGTTAKAVATEGAKFAVRYLVPKGYAWKRLTVAEVGHIQDAGLKVASVFQEGTAAPLGGAELGTIDGKKALSEAKLIGQPLSSAIFFAVDYDAKAADYDSFEAYLRAAQRELPGYHVGIYGHYGVIEEMAKRGACKYFWQTYAWSNGKKSDKAHLYQYKNDTKLGGVAVDFNEAYTEEVFWGSGVSVDSSDVPLITAIVYGKKIEGAKLIDGVTMLPLRAVADAIGGKVTWDQASNTATISK